In Candidatus Kerfeldbacteria bacterium, a single genomic region encodes these proteins:
- a CDS encoding 23S rRNA (pseudouridine(1915)-N(3))-methyltransferase RlmH, with protein sequence MLDILIISVGTIKEPFWQKAIEEYLKRLRSHARISVIEVPEERISSVADRERILKIEAEGILTKIPKDTFVVALDRAGKMFNSREWADQLNIWSRFGKRLTFIIGGPLGLAPSVLEKSAVTLSLAKMTFTHQMSRVILLEQIYRASMISSGGQYHY encoded by the coding sequence ATGCTCGACATTCTCATAATTTCAGTAGGGACTATCAAAGAACCCTTCTGGCAGAAAGCCATTGAGGAGTATTTGAAGCGGCTGCGAAGCCATGCTCGGATTAGCGTGATTGAGGTGCCCGAAGAGCGCATTTCATCGGTGGCTGACCGCGAGCGCATTCTCAAGATTGAAGCAGAAGGTATACTGACAAAAATACCCAAGGACACCTTTGTTGTTGCGCTTGATCGGGCAGGGAAAATGTTTAATTCAAGGGAATGGGCCGATCAGCTGAATATCTGGTCTCGGTTTGGCAAGCGGCTAACGTTTATTATCGGTGGACCGCTTGGACTAGCGCCGAGTGTGCTAGAAAAATCAGCCGTAACGTTATCGCTGGCAAAAATGACATTTACGCACCAGATGTCCCGCGTTATTTTGCTTGAGCAAATTTACCGCGCGAGCATGATTTCAAGCGGTGGCCAGTATCATTATTAA
- a CDS encoding DMT family transporter: MNQVATILIMFAAFLWSTDALLRLPLTEHLSSQVIVFYEHLFGVVLLLPVLLFSLRKYRNLSRRDWVAILFIGIGGSALATVLFTQSFNYVSPSVSILLQKVQPIIVIILAAAFLRERMGKFFWLWAGLAMVGAYVISFPRLVPDWSLSDSRGIYLALGAAGLWAASTVAGRMIATRLSFPALTAIRLLTALVFLILLMNFNHSFGDIGSLQKTDVWSLILITLFPGTGALLLYYWGLRHIRASVATIAELFFPFSAVVLNWIYLDERLSLAQIAGGVVLVISIFMVQRSSRHAYSVSTSANDNSQKVLPV, translated from the coding sequence ATGAATCAGGTTGCTACTATTCTGATCATGTTCGCTGCATTTCTGTGGAGTACCGATGCACTGCTGCGACTACCTTTGACCGAGCATCTCTCAAGTCAAGTTATTGTTTTTTATGAACATCTGTTTGGGGTGGTGCTTTTGCTACCAGTTTTATTATTTAGTTTAAGAAAGTATCGGAATCTGTCACGGCGCGATTGGGTAGCGATTTTGTTTATTGGCATTGGTGGGTCCGCCTTAGCTACCGTTTTGTTTACTCAATCTTTTAATTATGTTTCTCCGTCAGTAAGCATTTTATTACAAAAAGTTCAACCAATTATTGTTATTATATTAGCAGCGGCATTTCTTCGTGAACGAATGGGAAAATTTTTTTGGCTTTGGGCTGGATTAGCCATGGTTGGTGCGTACGTAATTTCCTTTCCTCGTCTTGTACCTGATTGGTCATTATCAGATTCTCGTGGAATTTATTTAGCGCTGGGAGCGGCTGGACTGTGGGCCGCATCCACGGTAGCAGGGCGAATGATTGCTACTCGGCTCAGCTTTCCTGCACTTACCGCTATTCGGTTATTAACTGCTTTGGTTTTTTTAATCCTACTTATGAATTTTAATCACTCTTTTGGAGATATTGGCTCATTGCAGAAAACAGACGTTTGGTCGCTTATTTTGATAACTTTATTTCCCGGTACAGGCGCGTTGCTATTATATTACTGGGGTTTACGACACATTCGTGCGTCGGTAGCAACCATTGCTGAATTATTTTTTCCGTTTTCAGCTGTTGTTCTTAATTGGATATATTTAGACGAGCGGTTAAGCCTGGCCCAGATAGCCGGAGGGGTTGTGCTGGTAATTTCAATTTTTATGGTACAGCGATCAAGTCGTCATGCTTATTCCGTATCAACCTCGGCTAACGACAATTCTCAGAAAGTATTGCCCGTATGA
- a CDS encoding WecB/TagA/CpsF family glycosyltransferase, translating into MRFSILGVPVDNLTVVELKERVRQLGDDRLPHHIVTVNPEFIMAAQHDTEFRSILNRADLSVADGFGISLAARRLGQRLQGRWTGVDMMIFLCELAASQNRSVFLLGAQPGVAEKTAAELHRRFPGLHIVGAESGFRHWHRPFPLEKIIDQINRKRPDYLFVAFGQVKQEKWIYQALPKLNSVKIAVGVGGAFDYVSGKIRRAPRWMRAVGLEWLFRLFRQPWRASRIFTAVVRFGLTVLRSAHHHSS; encoded by the coding sequence ATGAGGTTTTCAATACTAGGTGTTCCCGTGGACAATCTAACCGTCGTCGAGCTCAAAGAGCGAGTTCGACAATTAGGCGACGACCGGCTGCCGCATCATATTGTTACGGTAAATCCGGAATTTATTATGGCAGCCCAGCATGATACTGAATTTCGCTCGATATTAAATCGGGCGGATTTATCCGTTGCTGATGGATTTGGCATTTCTTTGGCTGCACGACGCCTCGGTCAGCGGTTACAAGGGCGATGGACCGGTGTCGATATGATGATTTTTTTGTGCGAATTAGCAGCGTCGCAAAATCGTTCAGTGTTTCTTTTGGGAGCACAGCCGGGAGTGGCAGAAAAAACAGCGGCGGAACTTCATCGCCGTTTTCCGGGACTTCACATTGTTGGTGCTGAATCGGGATTTCGACACTGGCATCGGCCATTTCCACTCGAAAAAATAATTGATCAGATCAATCGGAAAAGACCTGATTATTTGTTTGTGGCCTTTGGTCAGGTTAAGCAGGAAAAATGGATATACCAAGCCCTCCCCAAATTAAACAGTGTCAAAATAGCGGTTGGCGTAGGCGGTGCTTTTGATTATGTATCTGGGAAAATACGTCGCGCACCGCGTTGGATGCGGGCGGTTGGCTTAGAGTGGTTGTTCCGACTTTTCCGACAGCCGTGGCGGGCATCTCGAATTTTTACTGCTGTTGTGCGCTTTGGTCTCACTGTGTTACGATCAGCGCATCATCATTCATCTTAG
- the priA gene encoding primosomal protein N': MYAEVILSQRFPKHLGIFDYTIPPSLEHRIVSGSMVRIPFRSQTREGIVIRLKKRGIEGKHIKSIIDVITNTAVLSKEQITLADWMAQYYSISLGTIVKSMLPPLPPQRHSVSKKLIIIPRPVPTMPLSPALTRALASRESTLLIMPQSYKEYQSLYCKIFSEKKGLQLIIVPTREKINELLSMLPADRHDDCIVVHGLLSNNELFRIWEQIKNNSNAIIIGTKSAIFLPLHSLHRIIIDEEENQNHKQADQNPRYDVRTLAEKCRDIYQTQLVFVSPAPQVAAFYQTPRSDHFYLKNSERRPAPIELVDMRDERKRKNYSMLSEKLEESISQSLSSHCKILLIINKRGSANAMMCQDCGTTLRCPVCSNAYTYHEKSQELYCHHCLKRAEIPPFCSTCRGTNLKTVGYGTQSVETHIKKKFPLARVVRVDADSEILEDTKGIDILIGTSSTARLIPNFTPTLIGIIDADTFLYLPDYRAVERTWQFIKSLIQYPATCIIQTYNHEHFVFQKIINHADNEFYTTELEARKKLGYPPFGSLIKLIYKHRDKKVALSEAQRLYRQLNQLPLSVSLVTPLKPYQHAFWQMYVVIRFDTDAPHPVVDTVLNAIPDNWIIDRDPSSLL, from the coding sequence ATGTATGCCGAAGTAATTTTGTCACAACGATTTCCCAAGCACTTGGGAATTTTTGACTACACTATACCTCCGTCACTTGAGCATCGTATTGTTTCCGGGAGTATGGTTCGAATACCATTTCGTTCACAAACCCGCGAAGGGATTGTTATTCGATTAAAAAAACGTGGTATCGAGGGAAAACATATCAAATCTATTATTGACGTCATTACGAATACAGCGGTTTTAAGCAAAGAACAGATTACTTTGGCGGATTGGATGGCTCAGTACTATTCTATTTCACTCGGCACAATCGTAAAATCAATGCTGCCGCCACTCCCCCCGCAACGACATTCGGTTTCAAAAAAATTGATTATTATTCCACGCCCAGTTCCAACAATGCCATTATCACCTGCTCTGACCCGCGCATTAGCCTCACGGGAAAGCACGCTGTTAATTATGCCCCAGTCGTATAAGGAGTACCAATCTTTGTATTGCAAAATATTTTCCGAAAAAAAAGGCTTGCAACTTATCATCGTTCCTACCCGAGAAAAAATAAATGAATTACTCTCTATGCTCCCTGCTGACAGGCATGATGATTGCATAGTTGTACATGGCTTATTAAGCAATAACGAACTCTTTCGTATTTGGGAGCAAATAAAGAATAACTCTAACGCAATTATTATCGGGACCAAATCAGCCATTTTTTTACCATTGCACTCACTTCATCGAATTATCATTGATGAAGAAGAAAATCAAAATCACAAACAGGCTGATCAAAATCCTCGTTATGACGTTCGAACACTTGCCGAAAAATGTAGAGACATATATCAGACTCAGCTTGTATTCGTATCACCCGCCCCCCAAGTTGCTGCATTTTATCAAACGCCACGATCCGATCATTTTTATCTCAAAAACTCAGAACGTCGGCCTGCCCCTATTGAACTAGTCGACATGCGAGATGAGCGCAAGCGAAAAAATTATTCAATGCTTTCGGAAAAACTTGAAGAATCAATTTCTCAATCATTATCATCTCATTGTAAAATATTACTTATCATCAACAAGCGAGGATCTGCTAATGCAATGATGTGCCAAGACTGCGGCACCACGCTCCGATGCCCCGTTTGCTCAAATGCCTACACCTATCACGAGAAATCGCAAGAATTGTATTGCCACCACTGTCTCAAACGAGCCGAGATTCCACCTTTTTGCAGCACCTGCCGTGGCACGAATCTGAAAACAGTCGGTTATGGAACGCAATCGGTGGAAACACACATTAAGAAAAAGTTCCCCTTGGCACGGGTCGTCCGTGTAGACGCTGACAGTGAAATACTCGAAGATACAAAGGGAATTGACATACTCATAGGGACTAGTAGCACCGCCAGGCTTATTCCGAACTTTACACCCACCTTAATTGGTATTATTGATGCCGACACTTTTTTATATTTGCCGGACTACCGTGCTGTGGAACGAACGTGGCAATTTATTAAATCTCTTATTCAATACCCGGCTACATGTATCATTCAAACTTATAATCACGAACATTTTGTATTTCAAAAAATAATTAACCACGCTGATAACGAATTTTATACGACTGAGCTGGAGGCTCGTAAAAAACTGGGATACCCCCCGTTTGGCTCACTTATCAAATTAATATATAAACATCGTGACAAAAAAGTAGCGCTGAGCGAGGCTCAGCGACTGTATCGTCAGCTTAACCAGCTTCCCCTCAGTGTATCGCTTGTCACGCCACTCAAACCGTATCAACATGCTTTTTGGCAGATGTATGTAGTGATCAGGTTCGACACGGACGCGCCTCACCCAGTGGTCGATACCGTCCTAAACGCAATACCGGACAATTGGATTATTGACCGCGACCCAAGCTCTCTGCTCTAG
- a CDS encoding DUF2207 domain-containing protein, whose amino-acid sequence MYRRTIVVSLAILLTLFVVTHSVQAEQISSFEVNISIEPSSVMMVTEKITYDFGDGQRHGIFRDIPYAYSRSGNAYKLRLAIVSVTDELGQSEPYALSRSGGMLHIKIGDPETLVSGEQTYQISYTVERAINYFGDHDELYWNVTGNDWPVGIEAAVARITLSRGLTDDQRLTQCFTGPINSTESNCHSIFFDEYTAVYTSDTLLSPYEGLTIVLGWPGGITTPPTTAQRLIWFVQDNWAVAIPIIVLIGMYTVWYRRGRDPLGQKTIIPQYEAPDRLSAGLVGTIVDEKAQLRDISAALIQLAVKGYLKIIRHEDKKFIGTNVDYEFVRLRIPDSTLGQYEQDILNALFAEGTQRRLKDLKNKFYRDLPKIKKSMYAQLTTEGYFPASPDNVRNVYSGIAGLIVVIGFSIIFFNSAVAGIMTAISGVIALFVAQHMPRKTKKGVQAFEHIQGLTWFLKVTEKERLKFHNAPERSPKQFESLLPYAMALGVETQWANQFADLYVTPPEWYSGGPTNHFSALFLIGSLQSMSSDFRSVAVSRPSSAGSGGSGFGGGFSGGGFGGGGGGSW is encoded by the coding sequence ATGTACCGTCGAACCATCGTCGTAAGCCTCGCAATACTCCTCACATTATTTGTGGTGACACATAGTGTGCAGGCAGAGCAGATTTCATCATTTGAGGTAAATATTTCAATCGAGCCATCCAGCGTTATGATGGTCACCGAAAAGATTACGTATGATTTTGGCGATGGGCAGCGACATGGAATTTTTCGTGATATTCCGTATGCCTACTCTCGCTCGGGAAATGCATACAAATTGCGATTGGCCATAGTGAGCGTGACTGATGAATTGGGACAGTCTGAGCCGTATGCATTGAGCCGAAGTGGAGGTATGCTCCATATTAAGATTGGTGATCCCGAGACACTGGTGAGCGGGGAACAGACATATCAAATTTCGTATACTGTTGAACGAGCCATTAATTATTTCGGTGATCATGATGAGCTGTATTGGAATGTGACTGGCAACGATTGGCCAGTCGGGATTGAGGCTGCTGTGGCACGCATTACGCTTTCTCGGGGTTTAACCGATGATCAACGATTAACTCAGTGCTTTACCGGACCAATCAATAGCACTGAGTCAAACTGCCATAGCATATTTTTCGATGAGTATACGGCAGTATACACCAGCGACACGCTATTGAGCCCCTATGAAGGATTAACAATTGTTCTGGGGTGGCCGGGCGGCATTACTACGCCGCCGACAACAGCGCAGCGTCTGATTTGGTTTGTGCAGGATAATTGGGCAGTAGCTATTCCCATCATTGTGTTAATTGGTATGTATACTGTGTGGTATCGCCGTGGCCGCGATCCGCTTGGTCAAAAAACGATTATACCTCAATATGAAGCACCTGATCGTTTGTCAGCCGGCTTAGTCGGTACTATTGTAGACGAAAAAGCTCAACTAAGAGACATATCAGCTGCATTGATTCAATTGGCAGTCAAGGGATATCTTAAGATTATTCGCCACGAAGACAAGAAATTTATCGGCACTAACGTTGATTATGAATTTGTGCGGTTACGCATTCCCGATTCGACCTTAGGTCAATATGAACAGGATATACTTAATGCTTTATTTGCTGAGGGGACGCAGCGTCGACTTAAAGATTTAAAAAATAAGTTTTATCGCGATTTACCAAAAATTAAAAAGTCGATGTATGCACAACTGACAACTGAAGGATATTTCCCGGCGAGTCCCGATAATGTCCGCAATGTATACAGTGGTATCGCTGGGTTAATTGTCGTCATTGGTTTTAGCATTATTTTCTTTAATAGCGCAGTGGCTGGTATTATGACCGCCATCTCCGGCGTTATCGCATTGTTTGTCGCTCAGCACATGCCGCGAAAAACTAAAAAAGGTGTACAAGCCTTCGAGCATATTCAGGGACTTACGTGGTTTCTCAAAGTGACTGAAAAAGAACGATTGAAATTTCACAATGCGCCAGAGCGTTCTCCTAAGCAATTTGAATCGCTCTTACCCTATGCCATGGCACTCGGGGTAGAAACGCAATGGGCTAACCAATTTGCTGATTTGTACGTAACTCCGCCAGAGTGGTATAGCGGCGGTCCAACTAACCATTTTAGTGCTTTATTTTTAATTGGAAGTTTGCAATCCATGTCGAGCGATTTTCGTTCTGTAGCGGTCAGCCGGCCATCAAGTGCTGGCTCGGGCGGTTCTGGCTTTGGAGGTGGTTTTTCAGGTGGCGGTTTTGGCGGCGGCGGGGGAGGCAGCTGGTAA